A single Campylobacter concisus DNA region contains:
- a CDS encoding phosphate acetyltransferase, which yields MKSCYVFTDKNLAHLQEIIATKFKKVEIFKIIPDENDKNNLIKSNEKEFFLKFIDKFEELKAKSDFVIVLGCESFSVFGKSELNLKLARNLNAPVFDENASELRALNLNSKLLITDKIDEILNYKADIITPFKFQSLLLKRAKAANKTVILPESDDERILKAAHIVLEKEAVNIILLGLESEISKKAATLGINLNKANVINPAQNELTDEFAKKIYELRKHKGVDEVKANALAKDKIYFATMLIHEGLADALVSGATMSTADTIRPALQIIKTKPNVSVVSGAFFMALEEEILLFADCAVTPNPSADELASITLSSAQTASAFGLSPKIAMLSYSTAESGSGPDVEFIKEAAKKALELDANLKIAAPIQFDAAIEPSVASKKMPNSDVAGHANVFIFPNLNCGNICYKAVQRSANALAVGPILQGLKKPVNDLSRGCLVEDVVNTILISAIQAGE from the coding sequence ATGAAAAGTTGTTACGTTTTTACAGACAAAAATTTAGCACATCTGCAAGAAATTATAGCTACAAAATTCAAAAAAGTTGAGATTTTTAAGATAATCCCGGATGAAAACGATAAAAATAACTTAATAAAATCAAATGAAAAAGAATTTTTTCTAAAATTTATAGATAAATTTGAAGAGCTAAAAGCCAAAAGCGACTTTGTCATAGTTCTTGGCTGTGAGAGTTTTAGTGTCTTTGGTAAAAGTGAGCTAAATTTAAAGCTAGCAAGAAATTTAAACGCTCCAGTCTTTGACGAAAATGCAAGCGAGCTAAGGGCGTTAAATTTAAACTCAAAACTTCTAATCACCGATAAGATCGATGAAATTTTAAACTATAAAGCAGATATCATCACACCATTTAAATTTCAAAGCTTGCTTCTAAAAAGAGCTAAAGCGGCAAACAAGACCGTTATTTTGCCAGAAAGCGATGATGAGAGGATCTTAAAAGCAGCTCACATCGTATTAGAAAAAGAGGCGGTAAATATCATTTTACTAGGACTTGAGAGCGAAATTTCAAAAAAGGCAGCTACTTTGGGGATAAATTTAAACAAAGCCAACGTGATCAACCCAGCGCAAAACGAGCTGACAGATGAATTTGCAAAGAAAATTTATGAGCTAAGAAAGCACAAAGGTGTGGATGAAGTCAAGGCAAATGCGCTTGCAAAAGATAAAATCTACTTTGCCACGATGCTAATTCATGAAGGCTTGGCTGATGCCTTAGTAAGTGGCGCTACGATGAGCACAGCTGATACGATCCGTCCGGCTTTACAGATCATAAAAACAAAGCCAAATGTAAGTGTGGTAAGCGGGGCATTTTTCATGGCACTTGAAGAAGAAATTTTGCTCTTTGCAGACTGTGCTGTCACGCCAAATCCAAGCGCAGATGAGCTAGCTAGCATCACGCTAAGTAGCGCTCAAACAGCAAGTGCATTTGGCCTTAGTCCAAAGATCGCTATGCTGAGCTACTCTACAGCTGAGAGTGGGAGTGGGCCTGATGTGGAATTTATAAAAGAAGCTGCCAAAAAAGCACTTGAGCTTGACGCAAATTTAAAAATTGCAGCACCTATTCAGTTTGATGCAGCTATCGAACCAAGTGTTGCTAGCAAAAAGATGCCAAACTCTGATGTAGCTGGGCATGCAAATGTCTTTATCTTTCCAAATTTAAACTGCGGAAACATCTGCTATAAAGCAGTTCAGCGAAGCGCAAACGCTCTAGCCGTGGGTCCAATACTTCAAGGGCTAAAAAAGCCAGTTAATGACCTAAGTC